In the Epinephelus lanceolatus isolate andai-2023 chromosome 6, ASM4190304v1, whole genome shotgun sequence genome, one interval contains:
- the LOC117254389 gene encoding retinoschisin-like produces the protein MEVTTRRAAVLFLLLLSQALMAVHSQEEEEAVQEEELQEEDQQVIETLTSNVKACTCDCESADSPTRFPTVIPPVLETSPLPPPPKGHPMTCMPECPYHRALGFESGSVSSDQISCSNQDQYAGWYSSWLPNKARLNNQGFGCAWLSKFNDQHQWIQIDLKEVSVVSGILTQGRCDADEWITKYSIQYRSVETLNWIYYKDQTGNNRVFYGNSDRSSTVQNLLRPPIVARYIRLLPLGWHTRIAVRMELLMCMNKCS, from the exons atggaggTCACCACTCGAAGGGCTGCTGTGTTGTTCCTCCTGCTTCTATCTCAGG CCCTGATGGCTGTTCACTCACAGGAG GAGGAGGAGGCCGTccaggaggaggagctgcaggaggaggaccAGCAGGTGATCGAGACATTGACATCAAATGTCAAAGCCTGCACCTGCGACTGCGAGTCTGCTGATTCACCCACACGTTTCCCCACTGTCATCCCACCTGTCCTGGAGACCTCACCCCTGCCCCCGCCACCTAAGGGTCACCCAATGACCTGCATGCCAG AATGTCCTTACCACAGAGCTCTGGGCTTTGAATCTGGATCTGTGTCCTCAGACCAGATCAGCTGCTCCAATCAGGACCAGTACGCCGGCTGGTACTCCTCCTGGCTCCCCAACAAGGCTCGCCTTAACAACCAAGGCTTTGG GTGTGCATGGCTCTCCAAGTTTAACGACCAGCATCAGTGGATCCAGATCGACCTGAAAGAGGTCAGTGTGGTGTCTGGTATCCTCACCCAGGGCCGCTGTGATGCTGACGAGTGGATCACTAAATACAGCATCCAGTATCGCAGTGTGGAGACACTCAACTGGATCTATTACAAAGACCAGACAGGAAACAACAGG GTCTTCTATGGGAACTCTGACCGCTCCTCCACCGTACAGAACCTGCTGCGCCCACCCATCGTAGCTCGGTACATCCGCTTGCTGCCGCTGGGCTGGCACACCCGCATCGCCGTGAGGATGGAGCTGCTGATGTGCATGAACAAGTGCTCCTGA